A single window of Aphidius gifuensis isolate YNYX2018 linkage group LG1, ASM1490517v1, whole genome shotgun sequence DNA harbors:
- the LOC122860204 gene encoding uncharacterized protein LOC122860204 isoform X2, whose translation MWLKILRQNLSHLARRAKGTASIEQKNANTKTKTNNNGIEITRNEENGTIDIKSQKKKTSSGPGHGPLLQQAEMSSSQIDFFRMLDEKIENGPDYDESLDAVHRAERISDLLRQWELASMTWSSVTDINNIEYITKTDDHGIESIRYMSAKDREGMRNIIGGRPECAPVFVRNANRVDGLEEILLPPQNMPRHVLESISQSPTQTFKNTTSPGTSPTNKNYHNNHDYNTQKLNNNYSQNNTNTQFVNNDYVTQQAIYREQYLQQTGIIAVQPAYQSPNTLRNNTNYVQQFQMSSIPTNQQHFNGRKRAFDTAQMT comes from the exons gtACAGCATcgattgaacaaaaaaatgcCAATACCAAGACTAAAACAAACAACAATGGTattgaaataacaagaaatgaagaaaatggaacaattgatattaaaagtcaaaaaaaaaaaacaagcagtGGACCTGGACATGGACCTCTATTACAACAAGc TGAGATGTCATCGAGccaaatagatttttttcgtatgcttgatgaaaaaattgaaaac GGACCAGATTATGATGAATCATTGGATGCTGTTCATCGTGCTGAAAGAATAAGTGATTTATTACGTCAATGGGAATTAGCAAGTATGACATGGTCAAGTGTaactgatataaataatattgaatatataacaaaaacagATGATCATGGTATTGAATCAATACGTTATATGAGTGCAAAAGATCGTGAAGGTATGCGTAATATTATTGGTGGTAGACCAGAATGTGCACCAGTATTTGTACGTAATGCAAATCGTGTTGATGGTCTTGAAGAAATATTACTACCACCACAAAATATGCCACGACATGTTTTAGAATCAATAAGTCAAAGTCCAAcacaaacatttaaaaatacaacatcaCCTGGTACATcaccaacaaataaaaattatcataataatcatgattataatacacaaaaattaaataataattattcacaaaataatacaaatacacaatttgttaataatgattatgtTACACAACAAGCCATTTATCGTGAACAATATTTACAACAAACTGGTATTATAGCAGTACAACCAGCCTATCAAAGTCCAAATACATTaagaaataatacaaattatgtACAACAATTTCAAATGTCATCAATACCAACAAATCAACAACATTTTAATGGACGTAAACGTGCATTTGATACTGCACAAATGACGTGA
- the LOC122860204 gene encoding uncharacterized protein LOC122860204 isoform X1, whose protein sequence is MGCGQSRIGAIYSKNKKNKNNGKKSSDSVRTASIEQKNANTKTKTNNNGIEITRNEENGTIDIKSQKKKTSSGPGHGPLLQQAEMSSSQIDFFRMLDEKIENGPDYDESLDAVHRAERISDLLRQWELASMTWSSVTDINNIEYITKTDDHGIESIRYMSAKDREGMRNIIGGRPECAPVFVRNANRVDGLEEILLPPQNMPRHVLESISQSPTQTFKNTTSPGTSPTNKNYHNNHDYNTQKLNNNYSQNNTNTQFVNNDYVTQQAIYREQYLQQTGIIAVQPAYQSPNTLRNNTNYVQQFQMSSIPTNQQHFNGRKRAFDTAQMT, encoded by the exons gtACAGCATcgattgaacaaaaaaatgcCAATACCAAGACTAAAACAAACAACAATGGTattgaaataacaagaaatgaagaaaatggaacaattgatattaaaagtcaaaaaaaaaaaacaagcagtGGACCTGGACATGGACCTCTATTACAACAAGc TGAGATGTCATCGAGccaaatagatttttttcgtatgcttgatgaaaaaattgaaaac GGACCAGATTATGATGAATCATTGGATGCTGTTCATCGTGCTGAAAGAATAAGTGATTTATTACGTCAATGGGAATTAGCAAGTATGACATGGTCAAGTGTaactgatataaataatattgaatatataacaaaaacagATGATCATGGTATTGAATCAATACGTTATATGAGTGCAAAAGATCGTGAAGGTATGCGTAATATTATTGGTGGTAGACCAGAATGTGCACCAGTATTTGTACGTAATGCAAATCGTGTTGATGGTCTTGAAGAAATATTACTACCACCACAAAATATGCCACGACATGTTTTAGAATCAATAAGTCAAAGTCCAAcacaaacatttaaaaatacaacatcaCCTGGTACATcaccaacaaataaaaattatcataataatcatgattataatacacaaaaattaaataataattattcacaaaataatacaaatacacaatttgttaataatgattatgtTACACAACAAGCCATTTATCGTGAACAATATTTACAACAAACTGGTATTATAGCAGTACAACCAGCCTATCAAAGTCCAAATACATTaagaaataatacaaattatgtACAACAATTTCAAATGTCATCAATACCAACAAATCAACAACATTTTAATGGACGTAAACGTGCATTTGATACTGCACAAATGACGTGA